A stretch of Paenibacillus mucilaginosus 3016 DNA encodes these proteins:
- the dapD gene encoding 2,3,4,5-tetrahydropyridine-2,6-dicarboxylate N-acetyltransferase — protein MKTSKKKTPVKVYVKGDLASIAFPEGIQAFISGPSGVLFGEWTEIKSVLDEHAAKIEDYVVENDRRNSAIPLLDLKGINARIEPGAIIRDMVGIGDNAIIMMGAVINIGASIGEGTMIDMGVVIGGRVKVGKMCHIGAGSVLAGVIEPPSAQPVVIEDDVLVGANAVILEGVRVGEGSVVAAGAVVVEDVPPFSVVAGTPARVIKKVDDKTKSKTEILKDLRTL, from the coding sequence ATCAAAACAAGCAAAAAGAAAACCCCTGTCAAAGTCTACGTCAAGGGCGACCTTGCTTCCATCGCTTTCCCTGAAGGCATCCAGGCGTTCATCTCCGGCCCGAGCGGCGTGCTGTTCGGCGAATGGACCGAAATCAAGAGCGTGCTGGACGAGCATGCGGCGAAGATCGAAGACTACGTGGTCGAGAACGACCGCCGCAACTCCGCGATTCCGCTGCTTGATCTGAAGGGCATCAATGCCCGCATCGAGCCGGGCGCGATCATCCGCGATATGGTGGGCATCGGCGATAACGCGATCATCATGATGGGCGCAGTCATCAACATCGGCGCTTCCATCGGCGAAGGCACGATGATCGACATGGGCGTTGTCATCGGCGGCCGTGTCAAGGTCGGCAAAATGTGCCACATCGGCGCAGGCTCCGTCCTCGCAGGCGTCATCGAGCCGCCATCGGCCCAGCCGGTCGTCATTGAAGACGATGTACTCGTAGGCGCGAATGCCGTCATCCTCGAAGGCGTACGCGTCGGCGAAGGCTCGGTCGTTGCGGCCGGCGCCGTCGTTGTCGAAGACGTGCCTCCGTTCAGCGTCGTGGCCGGTACGCCGGCCCGTGTCATCAAGAAAGTCGATGACAAGACGAAGTCCAAAACCGAAATCCTGAAGGACCTGCGCACGCTGTAA
- a CDS encoding N-acetyldiaminopimelate deacetylase produces MTTTFDSVRIRRDLHRIPEPGYQEFKTQRYLLDTIAALPQEHIEVRTWRTGVLVNVKGTNPQRRYGYRADMDGLPIEEETGYDFRSEHPGFMHACGHDLHMTIGLGVLSRFARQPLRDNLTFIFQPAEEGPGGALPMLQSEELRDWMPDEMFALHIAPEYPVGTIATKPGILFANTSELFIDLIGKGGHAAFPHNANDMIIAACQLVGQLQTVISRNINPLDSAVITIGRMEAGTKQNIIAEKARLEGTIRTLSAESMKLVKSRIEAVVSGIEASFGCRAEINYGSNYRQVYNEAEVTGRFMSWLRETRAGDVQLVECTEAMTGEDFGYFLEAVPGFMFWLGVSTPYGLHHAKIEPDERAIDVAVSVMTDYFTWRSAE; encoded by the coding sequence ATGACCACTACGTTTGATTCCGTCCGGATCCGCCGGGATCTTCACCGTATTCCCGAGCCCGGCTACCAGGAATTTAAGACCCAGCGTTACCTGCTGGATACTATCGCCGCCCTCCCCCAGGAGCATATCGAAGTGCGCACCTGGCGCACCGGCGTCCTGGTGAATGTCAAAGGCACGAACCCGCAGCGCAGGTACGGCTACCGCGCCGACATGGACGGCCTGCCGATCGAGGAAGAGACGGGCTATGACTTCCGCTCCGAGCATCCGGGCTTCATGCATGCCTGCGGACATGATCTGCACATGACGATCGGCCTTGGCGTGCTGTCCCGTTTCGCCCGGCAGCCGCTCCGCGACAACCTGACCTTCATCTTCCAGCCGGCTGAGGAAGGACCGGGCGGCGCCCTGCCCATGCTGCAGAGCGAGGAGCTGCGGGACTGGATGCCGGACGAGATGTTCGCGCTCCATATCGCGCCGGAATATCCGGTCGGAACGATCGCGACGAAGCCGGGCATCCTGTTCGCCAACACATCGGAGCTCTTCATTGACCTGATCGGCAAAGGCGGCCATGCCGCTTTCCCGCACAACGCCAACGACATGATCATCGCCGCCTGCCAGCTCGTCGGGCAGCTGCAGACTGTGATCTCGCGCAACATCAATCCGCTCGACTCCGCCGTCATTACGATCGGCCGGATGGAAGCCGGCACGAAGCAGAACATCATCGCCGAGAAAGCTCGTCTCGAAGGGACGATCCGCACCCTCTCCGCCGAGTCGATGAAGCTCGTGAAGTCCCGGATCGAAGCGGTGGTCTCCGGCATTGAGGCCTCCTTCGGCTGCCGGGCCGAGATCAATTACGGGTCGAACTACCGCCAGGTATACAACGAAGCGGAGGTAACCGGGCGCTTCATGTCCTGGCTGCGGGAGACGCGCGCCGGTGACGTTCAGCTCGTCGAGTGCACGGAAGCGATGACCGGCGAAGACTTCGGCTACTTCCTCGAAGCCGTACCCGGCTTCATGTTCTGGCTCGGCGTGAGTACACCTTACGGACTGCACCATGCGAAGATCGAGCCGGACGAGCGGGCGATCGATGTGGCTGTCAGCGTGATGACGGACTACTTCACCTGGAGATCCGCCGAGTAG